In Plantibacter sp. PA-3-X8, one DNA window encodes the following:
- a CDS encoding DUF4307 domain-containing protein produces MTSPLQDAGPQDAIAARYGRTPGNRARDRRLIWLAAAAFAVVFIAWVVWAGLDGSRPSIESRNTAHEIVDDTMVSVSFEVTGPQDTPMACSVQALNEQFAVVGWKVVELPPSEQRTRTFTESVRTTELSNTGVVDTCWVVERRS; encoded by the coding sequence GTGACCTCTCCCCTGCAGGATGCCGGCCCTCAGGACGCCATCGCGGCGCGATACGGACGCACCCCTGGCAACCGTGCCCGCGACCGCCGCCTGATCTGGCTGGCCGCCGCCGCGTTCGCCGTCGTCTTCATCGCGTGGGTCGTGTGGGCCGGTCTCGACGGCAGTCGGCCGAGCATCGAGTCGCGCAACACGGCGCACGAGATCGTCGACGACACGATGGTCAGCGTGTCCTTCGAGGTCACCGGTCCGCAGGACACCCCCATGGCCTGCTCGGTCCAGGCGCTCAACGAGCAGTTCGCGGTCGTCGGATGGAAGGTCGTCGAGCTGCCGCCGTCCGAGCAGCGCACCCGCACCTTCACGGAGAGCGTCCGCACCACGGAGCTCAGCAACACCGGCGTCGTCGACACCTGTTGGGTGGTCGAGCGCCGCTCCTGA
- the mca gene encoding mycothiol conjugate amidase Mca, whose amino-acid sequence MTMRLLAVHAHPDDESSKGAATLAHYRSLGAEVMVVSCTGGERGDLQNPGLADVAMIERDLPGYRRLEMAAAQEILDIEHRWLGYQDSGMARDDGTVPPASFADIPLEVSTGVLVRIVRSFRPQVIITYDENGGYPHPDHIRCHEVSVAAFEAAADPTRYPEAGEPWRVDKLYYDRSFSPARLEAVYAYLLEHHPDDPAVERLAEMREWMAGRPDLATTHVRVGDFFEARDAALRAHGSQVPPDSPFFFWPNDVLRAAWPFEDYQLVTSHVASTTPESELFDGIDTSEGTA is encoded by the coding sequence ATGACCATGAGACTGCTCGCCGTGCACGCGCACCCCGACGACGAGTCGAGCAAGGGTGCGGCGACCCTCGCGCACTACCGGAGCCTCGGCGCCGAGGTCATGGTCGTCAGCTGCACCGGTGGTGAACGCGGCGACCTCCAGAACCCCGGACTCGCCGACGTCGCGATGATCGAGCGCGACCTCCCCGGCTACCGTCGCCTCGAGATGGCCGCGGCGCAGGAGATCCTCGACATCGAGCACCGGTGGCTCGGCTATCAGGACAGCGGGATGGCCCGCGACGACGGCACGGTCCCACCCGCGAGCTTCGCCGACATCCCCCTCGAGGTCTCGACCGGTGTGCTCGTGCGCATCGTCCGCTCCTTCCGGCCGCAGGTCATCATCACCTACGACGAGAACGGGGGCTACCCGCACCCCGACCACATCCGGTGCCACGAGGTGAGCGTCGCGGCGTTCGAAGCGGCGGCAGATCCCACGCGCTATCCCGAAGCGGGCGAGCCCTGGCGGGTCGACAAGCTGTACTACGACCGCTCGTTCAGCCCCGCCCGGCTCGAGGCCGTGTACGCCTACCTGTTGGAGCACCACCCCGACGACCCGGCGGTCGAGCGATTGGCCGAGATGCGCGAGTGGATGGCCGGCCGGCCCGATCTCGCGACGACGCACGTGCGCGTCGGCGACTTCTTCGAGGCGCGCGACGCCGCGCTCCGGGCGCACGGCAGCCAGGTGCCGCCAGACTCACCGTTCTTCTTCTGGCCCAACGACGTCCTCCGTGCCGCATGGCCGTTCGAGGACTACCAACTGGTCACGTCGCACGTCGCGTCGACCACCCCAGAGTCGGAGCTGTTCGACGGCATCGACACCAGCGAAGGAACCGCATGA
- a CDS encoding AI-2E family transporter translates to MADDTPKTWWGRFLPEAAAPVREPDLSGSSSVPRGMRVAAAWSWRILLVAAVVALLVFLVVQLRLIVIPLLIAVLVSALLKPVVDVLVRHRWPKGLAIALAMVGTLSVVSGLIFLAISQITSQFASVQARTMTAYGDFKAFLLASPLHVTETQLNDFIAQAFDSLQQDSQVLLSGALSIGSTLGHVATGVFLTLFCLLFMLIDGRTIWRWTVRVFPQRARPAVDSAGRAGWRTLGNYVRTQILVASIDAVGIGLGAFFLGVPLAIPVAVLVFLGSFVPIVGAVVTGAVAVFLALVYNGPVIALLMLGVVLLVQQLEGHVLQPLIMGTAVKVHPLAVVLAVAGGTLVAGIPGALFAVPVVAVINVMVHTIASGTWRTGGSAPPEPGAEGAIWQTVPSPRRIRPGSRSSHEPQDRPGDQEPQHPSEDLRETSSPESPGPRTP, encoded by the coding sequence ATGGCGGACGACACTCCGAAGACCTGGTGGGGACGCTTCCTTCCCGAAGCGGCCGCGCCCGTGCGCGAACCGGACCTGAGCGGGTCGAGCAGCGTCCCGCGCGGCATGCGCGTGGCCGCAGCGTGGTCCTGGCGGATCCTGCTGGTGGCCGCGGTCGTCGCGCTGCTCGTCTTCCTCGTCGTGCAGCTCCGCCTCATCGTGATCCCGCTGCTCATCGCCGTCCTCGTCTCCGCGCTCCTGAAGCCCGTCGTCGACGTCCTGGTGCGGCACCGCTGGCCGAAGGGTCTCGCCATCGCGCTCGCGATGGTCGGCACCCTCTCCGTGGTGAGCGGACTGATCTTCCTCGCGATCTCGCAGATCACCTCGCAGTTCGCCTCCGTGCAGGCCCGTACCATGACCGCCTACGGCGACTTCAAGGCCTTCCTGCTCGCCAGCCCGTTGCATGTGACCGAGACACAGCTCAACGACTTCATCGCCCAGGCGTTCGACTCGCTCCAGCAGGACAGCCAGGTCCTGCTCTCGGGCGCCCTGTCGATCGGTTCGACGCTCGGCCATGTCGCGACGGGCGTCTTCCTGACGCTCTTCTGTCTGCTGTTCATGCTCATCGACGGTCGGACGATCTGGCGTTGGACGGTGCGCGTCTTCCCGCAGCGGGCACGCCCCGCGGTCGACAGCGCCGGTCGCGCAGGGTGGCGGACGCTCGGCAACTACGTCCGCACACAGATCCTCGTGGCCTCGATCGACGCGGTCGGTATCGGACTCGGTGCGTTCTTCCTCGGCGTCCCGCTCGCGATCCCGGTGGCCGTGCTCGTCTTCCTCGGCTCGTTCGTGCCGATCGTCGGCGCCGTGGTGACCGGCGCCGTGGCCGTCTTCCTCGCGCTCGTCTACAACGGTCCCGTCATCGCGCTGCTCATGCTCGGCGTCGTGCTCCTCGTCCAGCAGCTCGAGGGTCACGTCCTGCAGCCGCTCATCATGGGTACGGCCGTCAAGGTCCACCCGCTCGCCGTCGTCCTCGCCGTCGCGGGCGGCACGCTCGTCGCCGGCATCCCCGGCGCCCTGTTCGCGGTGCCCGTGGTGGCCGTGATCAACGTGATGGTCCACACCATCGCCAGCGGCACCTGGCGGACCGGCGGCAGTGCTCCGCCGGAACCGGGTGCCGAAGGCGCCATCTGGCAGACCGTCCCGAGCCCCAGGCGAATCCGTCCGGGCTCCCGCTCGTCCCACGAGCCGCAGGATCGCCCAGGCGATCAGGAGCCCCAGCACCCCAGCGAAGACCTCCGAGAGACCTCGTCCCCAGAAAGTCCAGGACCCCGCACACCATGA
- a CDS encoding hemolysin III family protein, which yields MTSGDPELPKLPLLEVAADDAAAPEEVKPTWRGWLHAGIFPISIVAGIVLVVLAQGAAAKWSSTVFVLTSMLLFGNSALYHRFSWRPSVKLLLKRIDHANIFLLIAGTYTPLAVLALPPAQGNLLLVLVWGGALLGIGFRVFWINAPRWLYVPLYLALGWGAVAYLGDIARGNFATMVLVAAGGLFYTVGAAMYAMKRPNPWPGRFGFHELFHLCTVLAFLCHWTGILLIAIDPVYKR from the coding sequence ATGACGAGTGGAGACCCCGAGCTGCCGAAGCTGCCGTTGCTCGAGGTCGCCGCCGACGATGCCGCCGCACCGGAGGAGGTCAAACCGACCTGGCGCGGATGGCTGCACGCCGGGATCTTCCCCATCTCGATCGTCGCCGGGATCGTCCTCGTCGTGCTCGCACAGGGCGCGGCCGCGAAGTGGAGTTCGACGGTCTTCGTGCTCACCTCGATGCTGCTCTTCGGGAACTCGGCGCTGTACCACCGGTTCTCCTGGCGTCCCTCGGTCAAGCTCCTCCTCAAGCGGATCGACCACGCCAACATCTTCCTGTTGATCGCCGGCACCTACACGCCGCTCGCCGTGCTCGCGCTACCACCGGCGCAGGGCAACCTCCTGCTCGTGCTCGTCTGGGGCGGCGCGCTCCTCGGCATCGGTTTCCGCGTGTTCTGGATCAACGCTCCGCGGTGGCTCTACGTCCCGCTCTACCTGGCACTCGGGTGGGGTGCGGTCGCGTACCTTGGCGACATCGCCCGCGGCAACTTCGCCACGATGGTGCTCGTCGCCGCCGGTGGCCTGTTCTACACGGTCGGCGCGGCCATGTACGCGATGAAGCGACCGAACCCCTGGCCGGGGCGGTTCGGGTTCCACGAGCTCTTCCACCTGTGCACGGTGCTCGCGTTCCTCTGTCACTGGACCGGGATCCTGCTGATCGCGATCGACCCGGTCTACAAACGCTGA
- the greA gene encoding transcription elongation factor GreA, with product MSEQIQETFLTQQAFDRLQAELEHLSTTGREEIAKRIEAAREEGDLKENGGYHAAKDEQGKQEARIRTLTQMLRDAKVSEAPQSSGVVESGTVITAVVAGGEERFLLGSREIAGNTDLDVYSEGSPLGAAILGLKIGEKTTYEAPNGKEITVSISAVETYTGS from the coding sequence GTGTCCGAGCAGATCCAGGAGACGTTCCTCACCCAGCAGGCCTTCGACCGGCTCCAGGCGGAACTCGAGCACCTCAGCACGACGGGCCGCGAGGAGATCGCCAAGCGCATCGAAGCGGCTCGCGAAGAGGGCGACCTCAAGGAGAACGGCGGTTACCATGCCGCGAAGGACGAGCAGGGCAAGCAGGAGGCCCGCATCCGGACGCTCACGCAGATGCTGCGCGACGCCAAGGTGAGCGAGGCACCGCAGTCCAGTGGTGTCGTGGAGTCCGGCACCGTCATCACGGCCGTCGTCGCTGGCGGCGAGGAGCGGTTCCTCCTCGGCAGCCGCGAGATCGCCGGCAACACCGACCTCGACGTCTACAGCGAGGGCAGCCCGCTCGGCGCCGCCATCCTCGGTCTGAAGATCGGCGAGAAGACCACCTACGAGGCGCCGAACGGCAAGGAGATCACCGTGTCGATCAGCGCGGTGGAGACCTACACCGGTTCCTGA
- the ilvA gene encoding threonine ammonia-lyase has translation MTDSTITTPVFPGPSLAAFERARDTLVGTVQRTPMESSRYLADVLGVPVHLKCENLQRTGSYKIRGAYNRMSSLTPEERARGVVAASAGNHAQGVAFAARELGITATIFMPVGVPLPKLAATRDYGAHVILRGHTVAEPLIAAAEFAAETGAILIPPFDHPDVITGQGTLGLEILEEVPDVETVIVPIGGGGLISGVAGVMKQRAALEGRTIRVIGVQAANAAAYPASLEAGTPTTITVQPTIADGIAVARPGELNFEMISALVDEVVTVSEDDLARAIVVLLERAKLVVEPAGAAGVAAILAGKIEPTGTTVTILSGGNIDPLLLQRVVSHGLAASDRYLTLRIPLPDRPGQLARTAELVAQANANVIEVLHTRHGHGLQISDVELELSIETRGPDHRDLVVQTLREAGYDPQIVDD, from the coding sequence ATGACCGATTCAACGATCACCACACCCGTGTTCCCCGGCCCGTCGCTCGCCGCGTTCGAGCGGGCCAGGGACACCCTCGTCGGCACCGTCCAGCGCACGCCGATGGAGAGTTCGCGCTACCTCGCCGACGTCCTCGGCGTGCCTGTGCACCTCAAGTGCGAGAACCTCCAGCGCACCGGCTCCTACAAGATCCGCGGCGCGTACAACCGCATGTCCAGCCTGACCCCTGAGGAGCGGGCGCGCGGCGTCGTCGCGGCCTCAGCGGGCAACCACGCGCAGGGTGTCGCCTTCGCCGCCCGTGAGCTCGGCATCACCGCGACCATCTTCATGCCGGTCGGCGTCCCGCTGCCGAAGCTCGCCGCCACGCGCGACTACGGTGCGCACGTCATCCTGCGCGGCCACACGGTGGCGGAACCGCTGATCGCCGCCGCCGAGTTTGCCGCGGAGACCGGTGCCATCCTCATCCCGCCGTTCGACCACCCGGACGTCATCACCGGGCAGGGCACGCTCGGGCTCGAGATCCTCGAGGAGGTCCCCGACGTCGAGACGGTCATCGTGCCGATCGGCGGCGGCGGGCTCATCTCGGGTGTCGCGGGTGTCATGAAGCAGCGCGCTGCCCTCGAAGGACGCACCATCCGCGTGATCGGCGTCCAGGCGGCGAACGCGGCCGCGTACCCGGCGTCGCTGGAAGCCGGAACCCCGACGACCATCACCGTGCAGCCGACCATCGCCGACGGCATCGCCGTGGCCCGTCCCGGTGAGCTCAACTTCGAGATGATCAGCGCCCTCGTCGACGAGGTCGTCACCGTCAGCGAAGACGACCTCGCCCGGGCGATCGTCGTCCTGCTCGAGCGCGCCAAGCTCGTCGTCGAACCTGCCGGCGCCGCCGGTGTCGCGGCGATCCTGGCCGGGAAGATCGAACCGACCGGCACGACGGTCACCATCCTCTCCGGCGGCAACATCGACCCGCTCCTGCTCCAGCGGGTCGTCAGTCACGGCCTCGCGGCGTCGGACCGCTACCTGACGCTGCGCATCCCGCTGCCCGACCGACCGGGGCAGCTCGCACGGACGGCGGAGCTCGTCGCGCAGGCCAACGCGAACGTCATCGAGGTGCTGCACACCCGACACGGCCACGGCTTGCAGATCAGCGACGTCGAACTCGAGCTCAGCATCGAGACGCGCGGGCCCGACCACCGCGACCTCGTCGTGCAGACACTCCGCGAGGCGGGGTACGACCCGCAGATCGTCGACGACTGA
- a CDS encoding winged helix-turn-helix domain-containing protein, translated as MSASLSPALARRIALGAQGFGAPQRTTPAGTRTLRSAIDRLGLLQIDSVNVFERSHYLPLFARLGGYDKTLLDRLTLGVDAPYLEYWAHEAAFIPRDSWPLFRWRMDGHRAKHVGDETTWASQNTEMLDWVRALLRVEGPLKASEIEHDANVRRGPWWGWSDVKRALEVLFLYGEVVTAGRDRFERRYALAEHVLPQHLLDLDVARPDAIRALVEQAAAAQGVATVADLADYFRIKPQTAVRRAVDELVDSGVLEPVTVAGWDRRGGPQEAWLHRDARRPRRIEGAALLSPFDPVVWFRERALRMFGLHYRIEIYTPEPKRVYGYYVLPVLIDGEIVARVDLKSDRQAGVLRVQSAWFERGHQDAVARGLRPVADDAIAGRLAELLEQTARWQGLDAVVVVDRGTLAAPLAHAVGTRLVPGSRAPEMGTTPHAQEAQSLSGDAHRLLS; from the coding sequence GTGTCCGCTTCCCTCTCCCCCGCCCTCGCCCGACGGATCGCGCTCGGTGCGCAAGGGTTCGGCGCCCCGCAGCGCACGACTCCGGCGGGTACCCGCACCCTGCGCTCGGCGATCGATCGCCTGGGTCTCCTGCAGATCGACTCCGTCAACGTGTTCGAGCGCAGTCACTACCTGCCGCTGTTCGCGAGGCTCGGCGGATACGACAAGACGCTGCTGGATCGGCTGACCCTCGGAGTCGACGCGCCCTACCTCGAGTACTGGGCGCATGAGGCGGCCTTCATCCCCCGCGACTCGTGGCCGTTGTTCCGGTGGCGGATGGACGGGCACCGCGCGAAGCATGTCGGCGACGAGACCACCTGGGCGAGCCAGAACACGGAGATGTTGGACTGGGTCCGAGCGCTCCTGCGCGTCGAGGGGCCGCTGAAGGCGAGCGAGATCGAACACGACGCGAACGTCCGACGCGGACCGTGGTGGGGATGGTCCGATGTGAAACGGGCGTTGGAGGTCCTGTTCCTGTACGGCGAGGTGGTCACGGCCGGTCGCGACCGGTTCGAACGCCGGTACGCGCTGGCCGAGCACGTGCTGCCGCAGCACCTCCTCGACCTCGACGTCGCCCGGCCCGACGCGATCCGTGCGCTCGTCGAGCAGGCAGCGGCAGCGCAGGGCGTCGCGACCGTCGCGGACCTCGCGGACTACTTCCGGATCAAGCCGCAGACCGCGGTCCGCCGAGCTGTCGACGAGCTTGTGGACTCCGGTGTCCTCGAACCCGTGACCGTGGCCGGCTGGGACCGACGCGGTGGGCCGCAGGAAGCGTGGCTGCACCGCGACGCCCGACGGCCGCGACGGATCGAGGGGGCCGCGCTGCTCAGCCCGTTCGACCCCGTCGTCTGGTTCCGCGAACGCGCCCTCCGCATGTTCGGACTCCACTACCGAATCGAGATCTACACGCCGGAGCCCAAGCGCGTCTACGGCTACTACGTGCTACCGGTTCTCATCGACGGTGAGATCGTCGCGCGCGTCGATCTGAAGAGCGACCGGCAGGCCGGGGTCCTGCGGGTCCAGTCCGCCTGGTTCGAGCGTGGACACCAGGATGCCGTCGCCAGAGGGCTTCGTCCCGTCGCCGACGACGCGATCGCAGGACGCCTCGCGGAGCTCCTCGAACAGACGGCCCGCTGGCAGGGACTCGACGCGGTGGTCGTCGTCGACCGCGGGACGCTGGCGGCGCCCCTCGCGCATGCGGTCGGCACCCGGCTCGTCCCCGGCTCGCGCGCGCCGGAGATGGGTACTACTCCCCATGCTCAGGAGGCGCAATCACTCTCAGGGGATGCACACCGACTGCTAAGTTGA